Proteins encoded within one genomic window of Sphaerotilus montanus:
- a CDS encoding D-amino acid dehydrogenase, whose translation MIHRQIDLPPGPFPRVVPWHSHCAEQATLENSNMRVLVLGSGVIGTSVAYYLARSGHEVTVVDRQPGPGLETSYANAGEISPGYSAPWAGPGVPLKAIQWLLMHHSPLVIKPLLDPGMWTWCLQMLANCNERAYRVNKARMVRLAEYSRDCLKELRADIGIQYDARSQGTLQLFRTQKQLDGIGKDTEILRQHGVPFEVLDRAGYLQHEPALAGVQEKFVGGLRLPGDETGDCFQFTNRLADAARALGVQFHFGVDIQGIDHAGDQITGVRTSRGTLTADHTVLALGSYSTQMLKPLGLHIPVYPVKGYSITVPITDAAQAPESTIMDETHKVAVTRLGDRIRVGGTAQLSGFNLDLDAARRRTLEFVVTDLFPKGGDVSRAEFWCGLRPMTPDGTPILGATRLRNLSLSTGHGTLGWTMAAGTGRVLADLISGRTPEISMEGLTMARYGRGGRTQPHSPTPAHAAAETPT comes from the coding sequence TTGATTCACAGACAAATCGACCTGCCGCCCGGGCCGTTCCCCCGCGTTGTCCCTTGGCACAGTCATTGCGCTGAACAGGCAACTCTGGAGAACAGCAACATGCGCGTCCTGGTCCTTGGCAGTGGGGTGATCGGCACCTCGGTGGCGTACTACCTGGCCCGTTCCGGCCACGAAGTGACGGTGGTCGACCGGCAACCCGGTCCCGGTCTGGAAACGAGCTACGCCAACGCGGGCGAGATTTCCCCAGGCTACTCCGCGCCGTGGGCCGGGCCGGGCGTGCCGCTGAAGGCGATCCAGTGGCTGCTGATGCACCACAGCCCGCTGGTCATCAAGCCGCTGCTCGACCCGGGCATGTGGACCTGGTGCCTGCAGATGCTGGCCAACTGCAACGAACGCGCCTACCGCGTCAACAAGGCGCGCATGGTCCGGCTGGCCGAGTACAGCCGCGACTGCCTGAAGGAGCTGCGCGCCGACATCGGCATCCAGTACGACGCGCGCAGCCAGGGCACGCTGCAGCTCTTCCGCACCCAGAAGCAGCTCGACGGCATCGGCAAGGACACCGAGATCCTGCGCCAGCACGGCGTGCCCTTCGAGGTGCTCGACCGCGCCGGCTACCTGCAGCACGAGCCAGCACTCGCGGGCGTGCAGGAGAAGTTCGTCGGCGGCCTGCGCCTGCCGGGCGATGAGACCGGCGACTGCTTCCAGTTCACCAACCGGCTGGCAGACGCGGCGCGGGCGCTGGGCGTGCAGTTCCACTTCGGCGTCGACATCCAGGGCATCGACCACGCGGGCGACCAGATCACCGGCGTGCGCACCAGCCGCGGCACGCTCACCGCCGACCACACCGTGCTGGCGCTGGGCAGTTACTCGACGCAGATGCTCAAGCCGCTCGGGCTGCACATCCCCGTCTACCCGGTCAAGGGCTACTCGATCACCGTGCCGATCACCGACGCAGCGCAGGCGCCCGAGTCCACCATCATGGACGAGACGCACAAGGTCGCCGTGACCCGCCTGGGCGACCGCATCCGCGTCGGCGGCACGGCGCAGCTCTCGGGCTTCAACCTCGATCTGGACGCCGCCCGCCGCCGCACGCTGGAGTTCGTCGTCACCGACCTGTTCCCGAAGGGCGGCGATGTGTCGCGGGCGGAGTTCTGGTGCGGCCTGCGCCCGATGACGCCGGACGGCACGCCCATCCTCGGCGCCACCCGGCTGCGCAACCTGTCGCTCTCCACCGGCCACGGCACGCTCGGCTGGACCATGGCCGCCGGCACCGGCCGCGTGCTGGCCGACCTGATCAGCGGCCGCACGCCCGAGATCAGCATGGAGGGGCTGACGATGGCGCGCTATGGCCGTGGTGGCCGCACCCAGCCGCACAGCCCGACCCCTGCCCACGCGGCAGCAGAGACCCCCACCTGA
- a CDS encoding sigma 54-interacting transcriptional regulator codes for MRIDVFFTDRVGIAQEILATLAQRALDVSAVEVEPPHVYLEAPALDAQGLEQLRGELLGVAGVQSVGAVAMLPGARRRLYLDALLAAQEDPVLAVDAAGVVVVANAAAVSASGLAESALIGRALPGLTDRTDTPRAGSEVQLGGQSYLLESVALHEAGGAVAGAVLTLHAPHRLGERLSALRNHGAGGFETILGDSPAIRQLKQRAARMAPVDAPLLIRGETGTGKELIAHACHAGSRRRDQPFFALNCAALPESLAESELFGYAGGAFTGALRGGKPGLLELADGGTLFLDEVGEMSAYLQAKLLRFLNDGSFRRVGGERELKADLRIISATHRSLEDMVAAGTFRQDLLFRLDVLQLQVPPLRERTEDILPLAQVFLERACAQIGRPRPRIGAAAAAALLAHPWTGNVRQLQNVVFRAVTLSEAPVIEPADLEFVGSAPAPAADTSTTPAVEEIGSLDDAVAGFEKALLQRLYRDHPSTRKLAERLRTSHSAIAVRLRKYGIGAG; via the coding sequence ATGCGCATTGACGTCTTCTTCACCGACCGGGTCGGCATCGCCCAGGAAATCCTCGCCACGCTGGCGCAGCGGGCGCTGGACGTGTCCGCGGTCGAGGTCGAGCCGCCGCACGTCTACCTCGAAGCGCCCGCGCTGGACGCGCAGGGGCTGGAGCAGCTGCGCGGCGAGTTGCTGGGGGTGGCGGGCGTGCAGTCGGTCGGCGCGGTGGCGATGCTGCCGGGCGCGCGGCGGCGCTTGTATCTGGACGCGCTGCTGGCGGCGCAGGAAGACCCGGTGCTGGCGGTCGACGCCGCGGGCGTGGTGGTCGTGGCGAATGCGGCGGCGGTCAGCGCCAGCGGGCTGGCCGAGTCGGCGCTGATCGGGCGCGCCCTGCCCGGCCTGACCGACCGGACGGACACGCCACGCGCGGGCAGCGAGGTGCAGCTCGGTGGCCAGTCCTACCTGCTCGAATCGGTGGCGCTGCACGAGGCGGGCGGCGCGGTGGCCGGCGCGGTGCTGACCTTGCACGCGCCGCACCGCCTCGGCGAGCGGCTGAGCGCGCTGCGCAACCACGGCGCGGGCGGCTTCGAGACGATCCTGGGCGACTCGCCTGCGATCCGCCAGCTCAAGCAGCGCGCCGCGCGCATGGCGCCGGTGGATGCGCCGCTGCTGATCCGCGGCGAGACCGGCACCGGCAAGGAGCTGATCGCCCACGCCTGCCACGCCGGCAGCCGCCGCCGGGACCAGCCCTTCTTCGCGCTGAACTGCGCCGCGCTGCCCGAGAGCCTGGCCGAGAGCGAGCTGTTCGGCTACGCCGGCGGCGCCTTCACGGGTGCGCTGCGCGGTGGCAAGCCGGGGCTGCTGGAACTGGCGGACGGCGGCACGCTCTTCCTCGACGAGGTGGGCGAGATGTCGGCCTATCTGCAGGCCAAGCTGCTGCGCTTCCTCAACGACGGCAGCTTCCGGCGCGTCGGCGGCGAGCGCGAGCTGAAGGCGGACCTGCGCATCATCAGCGCCACCCACCGCTCGCTGGAGGACATGGTGGCCGCGGGCACGTTCCGGCAGGACCTGCTGTTCCGGCTCGACGTGCTGCAGTTGCAGGTGCCGCCGCTGCGCGAGCGCACCGAGGACATCCTGCCGCTGGCGCAGGTGTTTCTGGAGCGGGCCTGTGCACAGATCGGCCGGCCGCGGCCGCGCATCGGGGCGGCCGCGGCGGCGGCGCTGCTGGCGCATCCGTGGACTGGCAATGTGCGGCAGCTGCAGAACGTCGTCTTCCGCGCCGTGACGCTGAGCGAGGCGCCGGTGATCGAGCCGGCGGATCTGGAGTTTGTCGGCAGCGCCCCGGCACCCGCCGCAGACACCAGCACCACGCCGGCGGTCGAAGAGATCGGCTCGCTGGACGACGCCGTCGCCGGTTTCGAGAAGGCGCTGCTGCAGCGGCTCTACCGCGACCATCCCTCGACGCGCAAGCTGGCCGAGCGGCTGCGGACCTCGCATTCGGCGATCGCGGTGCGGTTGCGGAAGTACGGCATCGGCGCGGGATGA
- a CDS encoding DUF4382 domain-containing protein produces MHRTRLNQSLILTLSTAALAVLAACGGGGDTASTTPTATASSVTLQTYITDNLATEYSKVWVTVKKITATDSTGAVVTLLDATATPVVVNLSSLADVGQFMSSVTLPAGLYTQVAVTLGNDVQLVSLDGATTVTGQLGSGTSDFVWNVRNLRFDTATTGQLVLDFNLARFTYSAATGLVTPQVDVLTPTDAFRKFVRQQAEVHCTVQSVDTTAGTITVNDSRLGTGVVVSLATDAVITNESTGSTLTLAQLTAGTRIGIKGTVTPGATTADPVTVTATVVHVESAVTRARGEGTVSAVSGSLVTVKLSDANFLPGSDSVVVDISTATFPHGLASDLVAGVAVSFRGQVSGIGSAAVITATTMDVRGAASNTARQAHPGRTYVGSGVRGAVGTVNSDGTFTFTVSSASATTAVPAGTYTVNAASATYHDGTATCLVAGATVKVVGTLSDTTLTATVLDVAGCAGQPHSAQHGKR; encoded by the coding sequence ATGCACCGCACCCGCCTGAACCAGTCCCTGATCCTGACCCTGTCGACGGCCGCACTGGCTGTGCTGGCCGCCTGCGGCGGTGGCGGCGACACGGCGTCCACCACGCCGACCGCGACCGCCTCGTCGGTCACGCTGCAGACCTACATCACCGACAACCTCGCCACTGAATATTCGAAGGTCTGGGTCACGGTCAAGAAGATCACCGCCACCGACAGCACCGGCGCCGTCGTCACGCTGCTGGACGCGACCGCGACGCCGGTCGTCGTCAACCTGTCCTCGCTGGCGGACGTGGGCCAGTTCATGTCGAGCGTGACGCTGCCGGCCGGCCTCTACACGCAGGTCGCGGTGACGCTGGGCAATGACGTGCAGCTCGTCTCGCTGGACGGCGCCACCACCGTGACCGGCCAGCTGGGCAGCGGCACCAGCGACTTCGTGTGGAACGTGCGCAACCTGCGCTTCGACACCGCCACCACCGGCCAGCTCGTGCTCGACTTCAACCTCGCCCGCTTCACCTACAGCGCCGCCACCGGCCTCGTGACGCCGCAGGTCGACGTGCTGACGCCGACCGACGCCTTCCGCAAGTTCGTGCGCCAGCAGGCCGAGGTGCATTGCACGGTGCAGAGCGTGGACACCACCGCCGGCACGATCACCGTCAACGACAGCCGCCTGGGCACGGGCGTGGTCGTCTCGCTCGCCACCGACGCGGTGATCACCAACGAGTCCACCGGCAGCACGCTGACGCTGGCCCAGCTCACCGCGGGCACCCGCATCGGCATCAAGGGCACGGTCACGCCGGGCGCCACCACTGCCGACCCGGTCACCGTGACGGCCACCGTTGTCCACGTCGAATCCGCCGTCACCCGCGCCCGTGGCGAGGGCACGGTCAGCGCCGTCAGCGGCTCGCTGGTCACGGTCAAGCTGAGTGACGCCAACTTCTTGCCCGGCAGCGACAGCGTGGTGGTCGACATCAGCACCGCCACCTTCCCGCACGGACTGGCCAGCGACCTGGTGGCGGGCGTGGCGGTGAGCTTCCGCGGGCAGGTCAGCGGCATCGGCTCGGCCGCGGTGATCACGGCGACGACCATGGACGTGCGCGGCGCGGCGTCGAACACGGCGCGCCAGGCGCATCCGGGCCGGACCTACGTCGGCAGCGGCGTGCGCGGCGCCGTGGGCACCGTCAACAGCGATGGCACGTTCACCTTCACGGTGAGCAGCGCCAGCGCCACCACCGCCGTGCCCGCCGGCACCTACACCGTCAACGCCGCCAGCGCGACCTACCACGACGGCACGGCGACCTGCCTGGTCGCCGGTGCCACGGTGAAGGTCGTCGGCACGCTCAGCGACACGACGCTGACGGCCACGGTGCTCGACGTGGCAGGCTGTGCCGGCCAGCCGCATTCGGCGCAGCACGGCAAGCGCTGA
- a CDS encoding sigma-54-dependent transcriptional regulator: MSTARPVPSVPSAHPIRIVYVEDDEDVRLGSVQALDLAGFAVDAHGSVEQARAQVQAGLPIVVVCDVRLPGMTGTEWLRELHALDPELPVILITGHGDIAMAVQAVQDGAYDFIEKPCSSERLVSVVRRAADQRQLLMEVHTLRRQLDGWQGIQATLIGRSAQMERVRQRVRALAAAPADVVIYGETGTGKDLVARCLHDHSARRRGHFVPVNCGGLPDNLVESELFGHEVGAFTGAVRRRIGKFEHAHGGTLFLDEIESMPLAVQVKLLRALHERSIERVGSNDPVAVDCRVIAASKEDLRLLSEQKKFRADLYYRLGVAFIELPPLRERREDIPLLFEHLTLQSARRYGLPAPVVDGTVLAALMAHHWPGNVRELRNVADRFVLGLLGDDITGALGAAGLQAPQRTLPEQVEQVERVLITEALRQHLGDVSAAARALGVPKQTLYDKRRRLQIDPAEFRAED; the protein is encoded by the coding sequence ATGAGCACTGCCCGTCCCGTCCCGAGCGTTCCCTCGGCCCACCCGATCCGCATCGTCTACGTCGAGGACGACGAGGACGTCCGCCTCGGCAGCGTGCAGGCGCTGGACCTGGCCGGCTTCGCCGTGGACGCCCACGGCAGCGTCGAGCAGGCGCGCGCGCAGGTGCAGGCCGGCCTGCCCATCGTCGTCGTCTGCGACGTGCGGCTGCCGGGCATGACCGGCACCGAGTGGCTGCGCGAGCTGCACGCGCTCGACCCCGAGCTGCCCGTCATCCTCATCACCGGCCACGGCGACATCGCGATGGCGGTGCAGGCGGTGCAGGACGGCGCCTACGACTTCATCGAGAAGCCCTGCTCGTCGGAGCGGCTGGTGTCGGTGGTGCGGCGCGCCGCGGACCAACGCCAGCTGCTGATGGAGGTGCACACGCTGCGCCGCCAGCTCGACGGCTGGCAGGGCATCCAGGCCACCCTCATCGGCCGCTCGGCGCAGATGGAGCGGGTGCGCCAGCGGGTGCGGGCGCTGGCCGCCGCACCGGCCGACGTGGTGATCTACGGCGAGACCGGCACCGGCAAGGACCTCGTCGCCCGCTGCCTGCACGACCACAGCGCCCGCCGGCGCGGCCACTTCGTGCCGGTCAACTGCGGCGGGCTGCCGGACAACCTGGTCGAGAGCGAGCTGTTCGGCCACGAGGTCGGCGCCTTCACGGGCGCGGTGCGCCGGCGCATCGGCAAGTTCGAGCACGCCCACGGCGGCACACTCTTCCTCGACGAGATCGAGAGCATGCCGCTGGCGGTGCAGGTCAAGCTGCTGCGGGCGCTGCACGAGCGCTCGATCGAGCGCGTCGGCTCGAACGATCCGGTGGCCGTCGACTGCCGCGTCATCGCCGCGAGCAAGGAAGACCTGCGGCTGCTGAGCGAGCAGAAGAAGTTCCGGGCCGACCTGTACTACCGGCTCGGCGTCGCCTTCATCGAACTGCCGCCGCTGCGCGAGCGGCGCGAGGACATCCCGCTGCTGTTCGAGCACCTGACGCTGCAGTCGGCGCGCCGCTACGGCCTGCCGGCGCCAGTGGTCGACGGTACCGTGCTGGCCGCGCTGATGGCGCACCACTGGCCGGGCAATGTGCGCGAGCTGCGCAATGTCGCCGACCGCTTCGTGCTCGGCCTGCTCGGCGACGACATCACCGGCGCGCTGGGCGCCGCCGGCCTGCAGGCGCCGCAGCGCACGCTGCCCGAGCAGGTCGAGCAGGTGGAGCGCGTGCTGATCACCGAGGCGCTGCGCCAGCACCTCGGCGACGTGTCGGCCGCCGCCCGCGCGCTCGGCGTACCCAAGCAGACGCTCTACGACAAGCGGCGCCGGCTGCAGATCGATCCGGCGGAGTTCCGGGCGGAGGACTGA
- a CDS encoding sensor histidine kinase, translating to MVPLHSRSWRSRTLLPWAALALALIGAVAWGAHAVALQLGLQRTGELARHRLDVTAARLDGELARFDYLPALLETSSEVFQLLAAPADPALRAQVSRTLHALDAIAGADILYVIDTAGTVVASADWQQPGTPFGQDLSWRPYVHDALARGEGQFYGVGVTSGRAGYYRSFALPRHGRAQGVAAVKIDLEATEREWPRLPGELLVVDERGVVILASRAAWKFRPLQPLTAEARAEAAQARRYGSADLNPLAWQARQPVSDGVTRVQVEGTAYLASERPINHGRWRLLLLDTEAAAQASARNTALSAALAAAVLLLLAVVAWQARREIRQQRATRAALQAAHDSLDQMVQARTAELRAAQADLVHAGKLAALGQMSAGVVHELNQPLAALHTLSDNAAVLLDHQRLPEARANLVRISHLVERLGRITYQLKAFAHKTIEPPAPVTVHKVIGDALFGLTPRLREADIAVTVAVEPPELKAMADAMRLEQVLVNLLTNAVDALAGTPAPAITLRARREGDQVVLVLGNNGPAITPEVLSRLFEPFVTTKPAGKGLGLGLVLSARLVQGFGGRLHGGNLAPSGVAFTIELPAVPERPERPEPA from the coding sequence ATGGTCCCGCTCCACTCCCGGTCCTGGCGTTCACGCACCCTGCTGCCCTGGGCGGCGCTCGCGCTGGCGCTGATCGGCGCCGTGGCCTGGGGCGCCCATGCCGTGGCGCTGCAGCTCGGCCTGCAGCGCACCGGCGAGCTGGCCCGCCACCGGCTGGACGTGACCGCCGCCCGGCTGGACGGCGAGCTGGCCCGCTTCGACTACCTGCCCGCGCTGCTGGAAACCTCGTCCGAGGTGTTCCAGCTGCTCGCTGCACCCGCCGACCCCGCCCTGCGCGCGCAGGTCAGCCGCACGCTGCACGCGCTCGACGCCATCGCCGGCGCCGACATCCTCTACGTCATCGACACCGCCGGCACCGTGGTCGCCTCGGCCGACTGGCAGCAGCCGGGCACGCCCTTCGGCCAGGACCTGTCGTGGCGCCCCTACGTGCACGACGCGCTGGCGCGCGGCGAAGGCCAGTTCTACGGCGTCGGCGTCACCAGCGGACGCGCCGGCTACTACCGCTCGTTCGCGCTGCCGCGCCACGGCCGGGCGCAGGGGGTCGCCGCCGTCAAGATCGACCTCGAAGCCACCGAACGCGAGTGGCCGCGGCTGCCGGGCGAGCTGCTGGTGGTGGACGAACGTGGTGTGGTCATCCTGGCGTCGCGTGCGGCGTGGAAATTCCGCCCGCTCCAGCCCCTGACGGCCGAAGCCCGCGCCGAAGCCGCGCAGGCACGCCGCTACGGCAGCGCCGATCTGAACCCGCTGGCCTGGCAGGCGCGCCAGCCCGTCTCGGACGGCGTCACGCGCGTGCAGGTGGAGGGCACCGCCTACCTGGCCAGCGAACGCCCGATCAACCACGGCCGCTGGCGCCTGCTGCTGCTCGACACCGAAGCCGCCGCGCAGGCCTCCGCCCGCAACACCGCGCTCAGTGCGGCCCTGGCCGCCGCCGTGCTGCTGCTGCTGGCCGTGGTCGCGTGGCAGGCGCGGCGCGAGATCCGCCAGCAGCGCGCCACCCGCGCCGCGCTGCAGGCCGCACACGACTCGCTCGACCAGATGGTCCAGGCCCGCACCGCCGAGCTGCGCGCCGCGCAGGCCGATCTGGTCCACGCCGGCAAGCTCGCCGCGCTGGGCCAGATGTCGGCGGGCGTCGTCCACGAACTCAACCAGCCGCTGGCCGCGCTGCACACGCTGTCGGACAACGCCGCCGTGCTGCTCGACCACCAGCGCCTGCCCGAGGCGCGCGCCAACCTCGTGCGCATCAGCCACCTCGTCGAGCGCCTGGGCCGCATCACCTACCAGCTCAAGGCGTTTGCGCACAAGACGATCGAGCCGCCGGCCCCGGTCACCGTGCACAAGGTCATCGGCGACGCGCTGTTCGGGCTGACACCGCGGCTGCGCGAGGCGGACATCGCCGTGACCGTGGCGGTGGAGCCGCCCGAGCTGAAGGCCATGGCGGATGCGATGCGGCTGGAGCAGGTGCTGGTCAACCTGCTGACCAACGCGGTCGATGCGCTGGCGGGCACACCGGCGCCCGCCATCACGCTGCGCGCCCGCCGGGAAGGGGACCAGGTCGTGCTCGTCCTCGGCAACAATGGCCCGGCGATCACCCCCGAGGTGCTGTCCCGCCTGTTCGAGCCCTTCGTCACCACGAAGCCGGCCGGCAAGGGCCTGGGCCTCGGGCTGGTGCTCTCGGCGCGACTCGTGCAGGGCTTCGGCGGTCGGCTGCACGGGGGCAACCTCGCTCCGTCGGGGGTCGCGTTCACCATCGAGCTGCCCGCCGTCCCTGAACGCCCCGAGCGTCCCGAACCCGCATGA
- a CDS encoding dicarboxylate/amino acid:cation symporter: protein MQPATPRLPFYRSLYIQVLAAILIGVLIGHFAPDTGVALKPLGDGFIKLIKMIIAPIIFCTVVVGIAGMEDMKKVGKTGGYALLYFEIVSSLALVIGLVIVNLVQPGAGMNIDPATLDTKGIAAYTAPGKMQTTVEFLLAIIPNTVVDAFPKGEMLQVLLIAVMFGFALHRFGGRGTLIFDFIEKLSHVLFVIVGTIMKVAPIGAFGAMAFTIGKYGVGSLLSLGKLMGTFYLTCFLFVFVVLGTIAKLHGFSIWKFIKYIKEELLIVLGTSSSEAALPRMMAKLENLGVRKSTVGLVVPTGYSFNLDGTSIYLTMAAVFIAQATNTPMTLQQQITLLLVLLLTSKGAAGVTGSGFIVLAATLSAVGGIPVAGLALILGIDRFMSEARALTNLVGNGVATVVVGKWTGDLDTARMAAVLDHETAADANAPEQVIDAIDHHMPVAPATAR, encoded by the coding sequence ATGCAACCCGCCACCCCACGCCTGCCCTTCTACCGATCCCTCTACATCCAGGTCCTCGCCGCCATCCTGATCGGCGTGCTGATCGGCCATTTCGCCCCCGACACGGGCGTGGCGCTCAAGCCGCTCGGCGACGGCTTCATCAAGCTGATCAAGATGATCATCGCGCCGATCATCTTCTGCACGGTGGTGGTCGGCATCGCCGGCATGGAGGACATGAAGAAGGTCGGCAAGACCGGCGGCTACGCGCTGCTCTACTTCGAGATCGTCTCCAGTCTGGCGCTGGTGATCGGCCTGGTCATCGTCAACCTCGTCCAGCCGGGCGCGGGCATGAACATCGACCCAGCCACGCTCGACACCAAGGGCATCGCCGCCTACACCGCGCCGGGCAAGATGCAGACGACGGTCGAATTCCTGCTGGCCATCATCCCGAACACGGTCGTGGATGCCTTCCCCAAGGGCGAGATGCTGCAGGTGCTGCTGATCGCGGTGATGTTCGGCTTCGCGCTGCACCGCTTCGGCGGCCGCGGCACGCTGATCTTCGACTTCATCGAGAAGCTCTCGCACGTGCTCTTCGTCATCGTGGGCACCATCATGAAAGTCGCTCCGATCGGCGCCTTCGGCGCGATGGCCTTCACCATCGGCAAGTACGGCGTCGGCTCGCTGCTGTCGCTGGGCAAGCTGATGGGCACCTTCTACCTGACCTGCTTCCTGTTCGTCTTCGTCGTGCTGGGCACCATCGCGAAACTGCACGGCTTCTCGATCTGGAAGTTCATCAAGTACATCAAGGAAGAGCTGCTGATCGTGCTGGGCACCAGCTCGTCGGAGGCCGCACTGCCCCGCATGATGGCCAAGCTGGAAAACCTCGGCGTGCGCAAGTCGACCGTCGGCCTGGTGGTCCCGACCGGCTACTCGTTCAACCTGGACGGCACCTCGATCTACCTGACGATGGCCGCGGTCTTCATCGCGCAGGCCACCAACACGCCGATGACGCTGCAGCAGCAGATCACGCTGCTGCTGGTGCTGCTGCTGACGTCCAAGGGCGCGGCCGGCGTGACCGGCTCGGGCTTCATCGTGCTGGCGGCCACGCTGTCGGCGGTGGGCGGCATCCCGGTGGCGGGGCTCGCGCTGATCCTCGGCATCGACCGCTTCATGAGCGAAGCCCGCGCGCTGACCAACCTGGTCGGCAACGGCGTGGCAACGGTCGTCGTCGGCAAGTGGACGGGTGACCTCGACACCGCGCGCATGGCCGCCGTGCTGGACCACGAGACGGCCGCCGACGCGAATGCGCCGGAGCAGGTGATCGACGCCATCGACCACCACATGCCGGTCGCCCCGGCCACCGCCCGCTGA
- a CDS encoding OmpA family protein, which yields MTRHDHHPARRRSLGAAGALALVVTLTLTGCATPPPPAPPARFSPAQVTALRQMGFAEVTEGWELNLAGKVLFSFNDERLGPDGLQTVTGIADTLRKEDLTRLRIEGHADNIGGDEYNRRLSTRRAEVVAREFTARGLPAARIEIRGVGSTMPIADNATEAGRTQNRRVVVLVRGD from the coding sequence ATGACACGACATGACCACCATCCGGCCCGGCGCCGCAGCCTGGGGGCGGCCGGCGCCCTCGCCCTCGTCGTCACGCTGACGCTGACCGGCTGTGCCACCCCGCCGCCGCCCGCACCGCCAGCGCGTTTCTCGCCCGCCCAGGTCACGGCGCTGCGCCAGATGGGCTTCGCCGAAGTGACCGAAGGCTGGGAGCTGAACCTGGCCGGCAAGGTGCTGTTCTCGTTCAACGACGAGCGCCTGGGCCCCGACGGCCTGCAGACCGTCACCGGCATCGCCGACACGCTGCGCAAGGAGGACCTGACCCGCCTGCGCATCGAGGGCCATGCCGACAACATCGGCGGCGACGAGTACAACCGCCGCCTGTCCACCCGGCGGGCCGAGGTGGTGGCGCGCGAATTCACGGCCCGCGGATTGCCCGCAGCCCGCATCGAGATCCGTGGCGTCGGTTCCACCATGCCCATCGCCGACAACGCGACCGAAGCCGGCCGCACGCAGAACCGCCGCGTGGTGGTCCTGGTGCGCGGCGACTGA
- a CDS encoding diguanylate cyclase domain-containing protein, with amino-acid sequence MTRPATFQKLLRRGHLRVASAAVMTFGCTLAVIAHVLMSGVQERHLELVARTLSYSVEAAITFRDEQTAGELLRDIAGREGLVDARVLLPDGAVLASHVTPDSGPVDRLMRRVGEVLMHSEARSPVLLDGRTIGLVRVRSDGTLYAWLLVYGAVGAVLCIGASLAAGTLMTRRMERSLIEPINQLAALTRSIRSERTYDRRAPPARIAELQALSEDFNAMLDEVQLGQAELLATHRRLQSDNDLLAHKAWHDELTGLANRSQFERRLQEALNSTGARGGHLAVLFLDADGFKAVNDTAGHAAGDRLLTMMADRLRTAVRETDVVARLGGDEFAVLLHPLRSVDDARRVGQKIHSLMTQSFDLDEHGHFHCGLSAGMATYPLDGDTIPALLDTADRAMYRAKHAGKRARHKPLTGQGTPYPTPHDKIAQ; translated from the coding sequence ATGACCCGGCCTGCCACCTTCCAGAAACTGCTGCGGCGCGGCCATCTGCGGGTGGCGAGCGCCGCGGTGATGACCTTCGGGTGCACGCTGGCGGTGATCGCGCATGTCCTGATGAGCGGCGTGCAGGAGCGCCACCTGGAGCTGGTGGCCCGCACGCTGAGCTACTCGGTCGAGGCGGCCATCACGTTCCGGGACGAGCAGACGGCGGGAGAGCTGCTGCGCGACATCGCCGGGCGCGAAGGGCTGGTGGACGCGCGGGTGCTGCTGCCCGACGGTGCCGTGCTGGCCAGCCACGTCACGCCCGACAGCGGACCGGTCGATCGCCTGATGCGGCGCGTCGGCGAGGTGCTGATGCACAGCGAGGCCCGCTCGCCCGTGCTGCTGGACGGCCGCACCATCGGCCTGGTCCGCGTGCGCAGCGACGGCACGCTGTACGCCTGGCTGCTGGTCTATGGCGCCGTCGGGGCCGTGCTGTGCATCGGGGCCTCGCTGGCCGCCGGCACGCTGATGACGCGGCGCATGGAGCGCTCGCTCATCGAGCCGATCAACCAGCTCGCCGCACTGACACGCTCGATCCGCAGCGAACGCACCTACGACCGGCGCGCGCCCCCCGCCCGCATCGCCGAGCTGCAGGCGCTCAGCGAGGACTTCAATGCCATGCTCGACGAGGTGCAGCTCGGGCAGGCCGAGCTGCTGGCCACCCACCGGCGCCTGCAGTCCGACAATGACTTGCTGGCGCACAAGGCCTGGCACGACGAGCTGACCGGGCTGGCCAACCGCTCGCAGTTCGAGCGCCGCCTGCAGGAAGCGCTGAACAGCACCGGCGCGCGTGGCGGGCACCTGGCCGTGCTCTTCCTCGATGCGGACGGCTTCAAGGCAGTCAACGACACGGCCGGCCACGCCGCCGGCGACCGCCTGCTGACGATGATGGCCGACCGGCTGCGCACCGCCGTGCGCGAGACCGACGTGGTGGCGCGGCTGGGGGGCGACGAGTTCGCCGTGCTGCTGCACCCGCTGCGCAGCGTGGACGATGCGCGCCGCGTCGGCCAGAAGATCCACAGCCTGATGACGCAGTCCTTCGATCTCGACGAGCACGGCCACTTCCACTGCGGCCTGAGCGCCGGCATGGCCACCTACCCGCTGGATGGCGACACCATCCCGGCCCTGCTCGACACCGCCGACCGGGCCATGTACCGCGCCAAGCACGCCGGCAAGCGTGCACGGCACAAGCCCCTGACCGGACAGGGCACCCCCTACCCCACCCCCCACGACAAGATCGCGCAATGA